One genomic region from Haloprofundus salinisoli encodes:
- a CDS encoding luciferase family protein, protein MSSTTPTRERLVDRLTADAATWPGIEVAPHRFDGSEFSLGPREVGHVHRFGILDINYPKRLRDALVEDGRTGDHHVVPDSGWTTFRIRTDADVDAARWLLRLSYLYHVATLRQRPEFAETFGDVDVAAELDAMELSSRVRDIFGGVLR, encoded by the coding sequence ATGAGTTCGACCACACCCACCCGCGAACGGCTCGTCGACCGTCTCACCGCCGACGCCGCGACGTGGCCCGGCATCGAAGTCGCCCCGCACCGCTTCGACGGCAGCGAGTTCAGCCTCGGCCCGCGCGAAGTCGGTCACGTCCACCGCTTCGGCATTCTCGACATCAACTACCCCAAACGCCTCCGCGACGCCCTCGTCGAGGACGGTCGGACGGGCGACCACCACGTCGTCCCCGACTCCGGGTGGACGACGTTTCGGATTCGGACCGACGCGGACGTCGACGCCGCGCGCTGGCTCCTGCGACTCTCGTATCTCTACCACGTGGCAACGCTGCGGCAGCGGCCTGAGTTCGCCGAAACGTTCGGCGACGTCGACGTCGCGGCGGAACTCGACGCGATGGAACTGAGCTCACGCGTGCGAGACATCTTCGGCGGCGTGCTTCGGTGA
- a CDS encoding UPF0058 family protein: MKKQELVQYHSLLVLLGQEYIRRGVAARADFEPYRKLGVTPMSLQASRADHEEAVMTLAHILASQSRPDTATRSTATFD, encoded by the coding sequence ATGAAAAAGCAGGAACTCGTCCAGTATCACTCCCTGCTCGTCCTCCTCGGTCAAGAGTACATCCGCCGCGGTGTCGCGGCGCGGGCGGACTTCGAACCGTACCGAAAACTCGGCGTGACGCCGATGTCGCTGCAGGCCTCGCGGGCCGACCACGAAGAGGCAGTGATGACGCTGGCTCACATCCTCGCCTCGCAGTCGAGGCCGGACACCGCGACGCGGTCGACCGCCACATTCGACTGA
- a CDS encoding MFS transporter, whose translation MRTPSLDALRGFRRPVYLVALGQLVNLFGSGLVYPFATVHFHLEVGISLGVVGFGLLLNNVATAVGTAVGGFAADRVGRKPVMVTSMALSTATLAAYAAVTDATGFVAVASAAGLTLGLFPPASQAMIADLTDGSERDRAFALLKVANNAGFGLGFVAGGVLYSIAQLAVFVADGLTCGVVAVLLWATLPRMRRGDAGSEAAADAKSSLVTALSDWRRAVTRPRIVSLALLNVGFAVMYAQMQATVPVVATETLGLSSAELGTLYVLNPVVIVTLQLPLVAAIGEWRRTRGLVVSAGFWAAAMLAIWVVALGPVVGVSVPVAVGVAFVGAFLVLRTLGEILHSPLVSSLASDISPEAERGSGLSLVEIAKRLGFGIGAALGGAFFDFGIGFWLWPTLAFGCVGLAAGVLALERRVTPAENGASASRTTATAE comes from the coding sequence GTGCGAACTCCCTCGCTGGACGCCCTGCGCGGCTTTCGTCGGCCCGTCTACCTCGTCGCGCTCGGCCAACTCGTCAACCTGTTCGGCTCCGGCCTCGTCTACCCGTTTGCGACGGTTCACTTCCACCTCGAAGTCGGTATCTCGCTCGGCGTCGTCGGCTTCGGTCTACTTCTCAACAACGTCGCCACCGCCGTCGGGACGGCCGTCGGCGGGTTCGCCGCCGACCGAGTCGGCCGAAAGCCGGTGATGGTGACGAGCATGGCGCTGTCGACGGCGACGCTCGCCGCCTACGCCGCGGTGACCGATGCAACTGGGTTCGTCGCCGTCGCGTCCGCCGCCGGTCTGACGCTGGGGCTGTTCCCGCCCGCGAGTCAGGCGATGATCGCCGACCTGACCGACGGCAGCGAGCGCGACCGGGCGTTTGCGCTACTCAAAGTCGCCAACAACGCCGGGTTCGGTCTCGGATTCGTCGCCGGCGGCGTCCTCTACAGCATCGCGCAGTTGGCCGTCTTCGTCGCCGACGGCCTCACCTGCGGCGTCGTCGCCGTGTTACTCTGGGCGACGCTCCCACGGATGCGGCGCGGCGACGCCGGCTCAGAAGCCGCGGCGGACGCCAAATCCTCACTCGTCACGGCGCTCTCCGACTGGCGGCGCGCCGTCACCAGACCGCGAATCGTCTCTCTCGCCCTGCTCAACGTCGGCTTCGCGGTGATGTACGCGCAGATGCAGGCGACGGTCCCGGTCGTCGCCACCGAGACGCTCGGCCTCTCGTCGGCCGAACTGGGCACGCTCTACGTCCTCAACCCGGTCGTCATCGTCACGCTCCAGCTGCCGTTGGTCGCCGCAATCGGGGAGTGGCGGCGCACGCGTGGCCTCGTCGTCTCGGCGGGCTTCTGGGCGGCGGCGATGCTCGCCATCTGGGTCGTTGCGCTCGGTCCCGTCGTCGGCGTGTCGGTTCCCGTCGCCGTCGGCGTCGCGTTCGTCGGCGCGTTTCTCGTGCTCCGGACGCTCGGCGAGATTTTACACTCGCCGCTCGTCTCCTCGCTCGCCAGCGACATCTCTCCCGAGGCCGAGCGCGGGTCCGGACTGTCGCTCGTCGAGATCGCCAAGCGTCTGGGCTTCGGTATCGGCGCGGCGCTCGGCGGCGCGTTCTTCGATTTCGGTATCGGATTTTGGCTCTGGCCGACGCTCGCGTTCGGTTGTGTGGGTCTCGCGGCGGGCGTGCTGGCGCTGGAGCGCCGCGTGACGCCCGCCGAGAACGGAGCGAGCGCGTCGAGAACGACAGCGACGGCAGAGTAG
- a CDS encoding N-acyl homoserine lactonase family protein, with protein sequence MVDCSIHLLDRGRVRADLNYVVDGYAMASADDPDPDHEIAEFVVWSAVVDHPEATVLWDTGSHPEAADGYWPASLYGAFEHYDAADHDLESDLDAAGYELSDIDAVVMSHLHLDHAGGLYHFADADVPVYVHEEELKFAYYSAKTMEGSIAYLASDFDHDLNWEIVHRHRTTLSEGFELLHLPGHTPGVMGAKIELPDETVLVAGDECYVDANYTDEVPLGPGLLWSDRDWFDSLQLLKELQRRHDADVLYGHDLERFESFDGGWNR encoded by the coding sequence ATGGTTGATTGCAGCATCCACCTGCTCGACCGGGGACGCGTCCGCGCGGACCTGAACTACGTCGTCGACGGCTACGCGATGGCCAGCGCCGACGACCCCGACCCCGACCACGAGATCGCGGAGTTCGTCGTCTGGAGCGCCGTCGTCGACCACCCCGAGGCGACGGTGCTGTGGGACACCGGGTCGCACCCGGAGGCGGCCGACGGCTACTGGCCCGCATCGCTGTACGGCGCGTTCGAGCACTACGACGCCGCCGACCACGACCTCGAATCCGACCTCGATGCCGCCGGCTACGAGCTCTCGGACATCGACGCCGTCGTGATGAGTCATCTCCACCTCGACCACGCGGGCGGCCTCTACCACTTCGCCGACGCGGACGTCCCCGTCTACGTCCACGAGGAGGAGCTCAAGTTCGCCTACTACAGCGCGAAGACGATGGAAGGCTCCATCGCGTACCTCGCCTCGGACTTCGACCACGACCTGAACTGGGAGATAGTTCACCGCCACCGTACCACCTTGTCCGAGGGGTTCGAGCTTCTCCATCTGCCGGGTCACACCCCCGGCGTGATGGGCGCGAAAATCGAACTCCCGGACGAAACCGTGCTCGTCGCGGGCGACGAGTGCTACGTCGACGCCAACTACACCGACGAGGTGCCGCTCGGGCCCGGCCTGCTGTGGAGCGACCGCGACTGGTTCGACAGCCTCCAGCTCCTCAAGGAGCTCCAGCGACGCCACGATGCGGACGTGCTGTACGGCCACGACCTCGAACGGTTCGAGTCGTTCGACGGCGGGTGGAACCGGTGA
- a CDS encoding DNA mismatch repair protein: MRLQEYWGVGPKTSERLQETLGVAAAVEAIESADVRALTEAGIPAGRATRILRRANGDAGMATLGTRDARSVYDELLSLAGEHAVTRHAGDRIRVLTPLPARAEREARLDEIEAAREMWAGLDDDARERVLDAFTAYDEAGGTERAAVETALTLRDIGLDAGPFAPLADTDEGALSEAVGALGYVDSDERGSSGRRTKSVDGDEVLSGADEKLDRLRDRLEAAERLESGAFDLLETVREAGARNLDDFEHAVADYVAAETELSREDVLGAAADDPVDAADFVSTTLRTLAADLGERVAEREEVVAADLRETIEAARDDIDAAVEAVEDSAFALSLAQFADAYDLVRPELGGGDGPFGVAAVDARHLFLDGDVQPVTYAVGHHTLSADPQPPADERVTVLTGANSGGKTTLLETLCQVALLAAMGLPVPAGRAQVGDFDTVVFHRRHASFNAGVLESTLKSIVPPLSGEGRTLMLVDEFEAITEPGRAADLLGGLVGLTVDRNAVGVYVTHLAEDLSPLPAAARIDGIFAEGLTPELALRVDYQPRFGTIGKSTPEFIVSRLVANARNHVERQGFQTLAAAVGEEAVQQTLSDARWRGETTD; this comes from the coding sequence ATGCGACTGCAGGAGTACTGGGGAGTTGGGCCGAAGACGAGCGAGCGACTCCAAGAGACACTGGGCGTCGCCGCCGCTGTCGAAGCCATCGAATCCGCCGACGTGCGGGCGCTGACCGAGGCGGGCATCCCCGCCGGCCGCGCGACGCGCATCCTCCGCCGCGCCAACGGCGACGCCGGGATGGCGACGCTCGGGACGAGAGACGCGCGCTCGGTCTACGACGAACTGCTCTCGCTGGCGGGCGAACACGCTGTGACGCGCCACGCCGGCGACCGAATCCGCGTGCTCACGCCGCTCCCGGCGAGAGCCGAGCGCGAAGCGCGACTCGACGAGATCGAAGCCGCCCGGGAGATGTGGGCCGGGTTGGACGATGACGCCCGCGAGCGTGTGCTCGACGCCTTCACCGCCTACGACGAGGCTGGCGGAACCGAGCGCGCCGCCGTCGAAACCGCGCTCACCTTGCGCGACATCGGCCTCGACGCGGGACCGTTCGCGCCGCTGGCCGACACCGACGAGGGGGCGCTCTCGGAGGCCGTCGGCGCGCTCGGCTACGTCGACAGCGACGAACGAGGTTCGTCTGGCCGACGAACGAAGTCCGTCGACGGCGACGAGGTACTGTCGGGCGCAGACGAGAAACTTGACCGTCTCCGCGACCGACTGGAAGCCGCCGAGCGCCTCGAATCCGGCGCGTTCGACCTCCTGGAGACGGTGCGGGAGGCGGGCGCGCGCAACCTCGACGACTTCGAACACGCGGTGGCCGACTACGTCGCCGCCGAGACGGAGCTCTCGCGCGAGGACGTGCTCGGCGCGGCGGCCGACGACCCCGTCGACGCCGCGGACTTCGTCAGCACCACGCTCCGGACGCTCGCCGCAGACCTCGGCGAGCGGGTCGCCGAACGCGAGGAAGTCGTCGCCGCAGACCTCCGCGAGACCATCGAAGCCGCCCGCGACGACATCGACGCGGCCGTCGAAGCGGTCGAGGACAGCGCCTTCGCGCTCTCGTTGGCCCAGTTTGCGGACGCCTACGACCTCGTTCGACCCGAGTTGGGCGGCGGCGACGGCCCCTTCGGTGTCGCCGCCGTCGACGCGCGACATCTCTTCTTGGACGGCGACGTCCAACCTGTCACCTACGCCGTCGGTCACCACACGCTCTCTGCGGACCCGCAACCGCCCGCCGACGAGCGCGTGACCGTCCTGACGGGCGCGAACTCCGGCGGGAAGACGACGCTCTTAGAAACGCTGTGTCAGGTCGCGCTTCTGGCCGCGATGGGCCTGCCCGTTCCGGCGGGCCGCGCGCAGGTCGGCGACTTCGACACCGTCGTGTTCCACCGTCGGCACGCGAGTTTCAACGCCGGGGTGCTGGAATCGACGCTGAAATCTATCGTCCCGCCGCTGTCGGGCGAGGGTCGGACGCTGATGCTCGTCGACGAGTTCGAGGCCATCACCGAACCCGGGCGGGCGGCCGATTTGCTCGGCGGTCTCGTCGGCCTGACCGTCGACCGAAACGCCGTCGGCGTCTACGTCACTCACCTCGCCGAGGACCTGAGTCCGCTGCCGGCGGCGGCGCGCATCGACGGCATCTTCGCGGAGGGACTGACTCCCGAGTTGGCGCTCCGCGTCGACTACCAACCGCGGTTCGGCACCATTGGCAAGTCGACGCCGGAGTTCATCGTCTCACGACTCGTGGCGAACGCGAGAAACCACGTCGAACGACAGGGCTTTCAGACGCTCGCGGCGGCCGTCGGCGAGGAGGCGGTGCAACAGACGCTGTCGGACGCCCGCTGGCGCGGCGAAACGACGGACTAG
- a CDS encoding DUF7576 family protein, translating to MVDPTSSLGDDVDEENAPECATCGEKIVQSPTHRVVTWVEDGAVQHRHFCDDDCREGYDAD from the coding sequence ATGGTCGACCCCACTTCGTCGCTCGGCGACGACGTAGACGAGGAGAACGCCCCCGAGTGTGCCACCTGTGGCGAGAAGATCGTCCAGTCGCCGACGCATCGCGTCGTCACGTGGGTCGAGGACGGGGCCGTCCAGCATCGACACTTCTGCGACGACGACTGCCGCGAAGGATACGACGCGGACTGA
- a CDS encoding winged helix DNA-binding domain-containing protein, whose protein sequence is MTLKPREDSAKELTVPLELTPTDAARYRLRSQRLTPRTDDESSPSELLSSVCGVQAQEKRAAALGVRARSRTLTEADLERALYEDRSVVRTWCMRGTLHLVATADLPLLLSLFGETFASRGPEPKRLEAMGLGDTDIDRAMEQIRTALGEDGPLTREELATRLQRGGVDVDPSSQAPYFLVRRAALLGIACEVAPKEGQMAYDLLDEWVSVDESPDRQTALVDLARRYLRAFQPASVDDFAAWSGLYVRDVKLAWGLVADETTEVVVDGRDAAMLTEDLEAYESAMESRAESTVEAADRVRLLPGYDSLLLGYEKEARPIPRGYESQVWPGSGIIRPTLVADGEVTGTWRLDRARATTAVVVDPFERLAPELEAPLRDEVEAIGEFFDTDVELRFAD, encoded by the coding sequence GTGACGCTGAAGCCACGGGAGGATTCGGCGAAGGAACTTACAGTGCCGCTCGAACTCACCCCCACTGACGCCGCCCGTTACCGCCTCCGCTCGCAACGACTGACACCGCGTACCGACGACGAAAGTTCCCCTTCGGAGCTGCTCTCGTCGGTCTGCGGCGTCCAAGCCCAAGAGAAACGAGCGGCCGCGCTCGGCGTCCGCGCCCGAAGTCGGACGCTGACCGAGGCGGACCTCGAACGAGCACTGTACGAGGACCGGTCGGTCGTCAGAACCTGGTGTATGCGCGGGACGCTCCACCTCGTCGCCACTGCCGACCTCCCCCTGTTGCTCTCGCTGTTCGGTGAGACGTTCGCGTCGCGCGGGCCGGAGCCGAAGCGCCTCGAAGCGATGGGTCTCGGCGACACCGACATCGACCGGGCGATGGAACAGATTCGCACAGCGCTCGGCGAGGACGGACCGCTGACCCGCGAGGAACTCGCGACGCGACTCCAGCGGGGCGGCGTCGACGTGGACCCATCGAGTCAGGCACCGTACTTTCTCGTTCGCCGCGCCGCGTTGCTCGGTATCGCCTGCGAAGTCGCGCCCAAGGAGGGACAGATGGCCTACGATCTGCTCGACGAGTGGGTGTCGGTCGACGAATCGCCGGACAGACAGACCGCACTCGTCGACCTCGCTCGTCGCTACTTACGGGCGTTTCAACCCGCCTCCGTGGACGACTTCGCGGCGTGGTCGGGGTTGTACGTGCGCGACGTGAAGCTCGCGTGGGGACTCGTCGCCGACGAGACGACCGAAGTCGTCGTCGACGGCCGCGACGCGGCGATGCTCACCGAAGACCTCGAAGCGTACGAGTCGGCGATGGAATCGAGGGCGGAATCGACGGTCGAAGCGGCCGACCGCGTTCGGTTGCTTCCCGGCTACGACTCTCTCTTGCTCGGCTACGAGAAGGAGGCCCGGCCAATCCCGCGGGGGTACGAGTCGCAGGTCTGGCCGGGTTCCGGAATCATCCGCCCGACGCTCGTCGCCGACGGCGAAGTGACTGGGACGTGGCGTCTCGACCGCGCCCGAGCGACGACGGCAGTCGTCGTCGACCCCTTCGAGCGGCTCGCCCCCGAACTCGAAGCGCCGCTCCGAGACGAAGTCGAGGCTATCGGGGAGTTCTTCGACACCGACGTCGAACTCCGATTCGCCGACTGA
- a CDS encoding DUF7511 domain-containing protein encodes MSLNKSDNRSDVPAAHDYQIDGRAFDLHSVTVRYERDPDRCTIYPRDTPAEERMTVWLTADLDAFVGLEEMR; translated from the coding sequence ATGAGCCTGAACAAGAGCGACAACCGGTCCGACGTTCCCGCCGCGCACGACTACCAGATAGACGGTCGCGCGTTCGACCTCCACAGCGTCACCGTCCGGTACGAGCGCGACCCCGACCGCTGTACCATCTACCCCCGTGACACGCCCGCCGAAGAACGGATGACCGTCTGGCTCACCGCAGACCTCGACGCGTTCGTCGGTCTCGAAGAGATGCGCTAG
- a CDS encoding acyl-CoA dehydrogenase family protein: protein MDLLDDTIVPEHAREVKRAAREFAEEQIEPNAEEYFRTGDYPWEVLEAGQEAGLIAQDIGEEYGGKGFDMYQVLALAEEFYRADAGIGLTLMLASFGCEIVEHYGSEEQREEYLRPVAECEQISGLAVSEPDTGSDMAGMTTSAEKTDEGYVLNGEKYWIGNAVEADWLTVYAKTGDSEDRYSNYSMFIVETDTDGYEAEHIPEKMGMRASKQGHIVFDDCVIPEENLVGTEGGGFYMLADFFNHGRVAVGGHGLGLAAAAIEEAWSFVHDREAFGRNVSEFQAVQHILADMRMEFEAARALNWRAAQKVADNEDAGFWAAATKTKSTEVANFCAERGMQLHGGRSILTDRRIARVYRDVRIPVIYEGANEIQRNLIYRQSR from the coding sequence ATGGACCTTCTAGACGACACCATCGTCCCGGAGCACGCCCGCGAGGTCAAGCGGGCGGCCCGGGAGTTCGCCGAGGAACAGATCGAACCGAACGCCGAGGAGTACTTCCGGACGGGCGACTACCCGTGGGAGGTGCTGGAAGCGGGGCAGGAAGCCGGCCTCATCGCCCAGGACATCGGCGAGGAGTACGGCGGCAAGGGCTTCGACATGTATCAGGTGCTCGCGCTGGCCGAGGAGTTCTACCGCGCCGACGCCGGCATCGGTCTGACGCTCATGCTCGCCAGTTTCGGCTGCGAAATCGTCGAGCACTACGGTAGTGAAGAGCAGAGGGAGGAGTATCTCCGCCCCGTCGCCGAGTGCGAGCAGATTTCGGGGCTCGCGGTCTCCGAACCCGACACCGGGTCGGACATGGCCGGCATGACGACGAGCGCCGAGAAGACCGACGAGGGCTACGTCCTCAACGGCGAGAAGTACTGGATCGGCAACGCCGTCGAGGCCGACTGGCTCACCGTCTACGCGAAGACCGGCGACTCCGAGGACCGCTACTCGAACTACTCGATGTTCATCGTCGAGACCGACACCGACGGCTACGAGGCCGAGCACATCCCCGAGAAGATGGGGATGCGCGCCTCCAAACAGGGCCACATCGTCTTCGACGACTGCGTGATTCCCGAGGAGAACCTCGTCGGCACCGAGGGCGGCGGCTTCTACATGCTCGCGGACTTCTTCAACCACGGCCGCGTCGCCGTCGGCGGCCACGGCCTCGGCCTCGCCGCCGCGGCTATCGAGGAAGCGTGGTCGTTCGTCCACGACCGCGAGGCGTTCGGCCGCAACGTCTCGGAGTTTCAGGCCGTCCAGCACATCCTCGCGGACATGCGCATGGAGTTCGAGGCCGCCCGCGCGCTCAACTGGCGCGCCGCGCAGAAAGTCGCCGACAACGAGGACGCCGGCTTCTGGGCCGCCGCGACGAAGACGAAGTCGACGGAAGTCGCCAACTTCTGCGCCGAGCGCGGGATGCAGCTGCACGGCGGCCGCTCCATCCTCACCGACCGCCGCATCGCCCGCGTCTACCGCGACGTGCGTATCCCGGTCATCTACGAGGGCGCGAACGAGATTCAGCGCAACCTCATCTACCGGCAGTCGCGGTAG
- a CDS encoding CRTAC1 family protein → MFQERSDLIATNPSFKGYGAAVTVGPRGPLTYVTSSSGANRLLRWNEREGADGALVDIATGIIADKRRRGIAVAAADVDGDGREEVYVQNAGGYGRMSGAVDRLYDCDGTEWIDAFSLEVNAGRSNRRDGWSVAAVDRHGTGRYGILVAGDGSPMRCYELGDDGEVTDMAESVGLDVEADVRALASGPLVTERMDVFAATERGPNRLLRNDGGQFTDVAAGSGVVDTACDARSVSFVGTGAEPTGEFVCGNWEGPTRLFARTGSRFRDVAPPELAQPTRTRSVVTADFDNDGALELFVNALGAPNRVFTRSDGTWRRVSAGEALEPRGLGTSVTVADFDGDGTLELLVVHGEAGAQPLSIFRAPNDNGWLRIRPLTEAGAPARGASVTLETTDGVQSRLVDAGSGGHSQSEPVAHFGLGDATPTRLVTRWPDGRVRVDDDPVPRTEQTVVHPSGG, encoded by the coding sequence GTGTTTCAGGAGCGCTCCGACCTGATCGCTACCAACCCCTCGTTCAAGGGGTACGGCGCTGCGGTCACGGTCGGACCGCGGGGGCCGCTCACCTACGTCACCTCCAGCAGCGGCGCGAACAGACTGCTCAGGTGGAACGAGCGCGAGGGAGCCGACGGCGCGCTCGTCGACATCGCCACCGGCATCATCGCCGACAAACGGCGGCGCGGAATCGCCGTCGCCGCCGCCGACGTGGACGGCGACGGCCGAGAGGAGGTGTACGTCCAGAACGCCGGCGGCTACGGCCGGATGAGTGGCGCGGTCGACCGCCTCTACGACTGCGACGGCACCGAGTGGATAGATGCGTTCTCGCTGGAGGTCAACGCCGGGCGGAGCAACCGACGCGACGGCTGGTCGGTCGCGGCCGTCGACCGCCACGGCACCGGCCGCTACGGGATACTCGTCGCGGGCGACGGGTCGCCGATGCGCTGTTACGAACTCGGCGACGACGGGGAAGTGACCGACATGGCGGAGTCGGTCGGCCTGGACGTCGAAGCGGACGTTCGCGCGCTCGCGAGCGGCCCGCTCGTCACCGAGCGGATGGACGTGTTCGCGGCGACCGAGCGCGGTCCGAACCGACTCCTGCGAAACGACGGCGGTCAGTTCACCGACGTCGCCGCCGGAAGCGGCGTCGTCGACACCGCCTGCGACGCCCGCTCTGTCTCGTTCGTCGGGACCGGCGCGGAACCAACCGGGGAGTTCGTCTGCGGCAACTGGGAGGGTCCGACGCGGCTGTTCGCGCGGACCGGTTCCCGGTTCCGCGACGTCGCGCCGCCCGAACTCGCCCAGCCGACGCGTACGCGTTCGGTCGTCACCGCCGACTTCGACAACGACGGGGCGCTCGAACTGTTCGTCAACGCCCTCGGCGCGCCGAACCGCGTGTTCACGCGGTCGGACGGCACGTGGCGACGGGTGAGCGCGGGCGAGGCGCTCGAACCGCGCGGACTGGGCACGAGCGTCACCGTCGCGGACTTCGACGGCGACGGGACGCTCGAACTGCTCGTCGTCCACGGCGAAGCGGGAGCGCAACCGCTGTCGATTTTCCGCGCGCCGAACGACAACGGCTGGCTCAGAATCCGACCGCTCACCGAGGCGGGCGCGCCCGCCCGCGGCGCGAGCGTCACGCTGGAGACGACCGACGGCGTCCAGTCACGACTCGTCGACGCCGGCAGCGGCGGACACAGCCAGTCCGAACCCGTCGCGCACTTCGGTCTCGGCGACGCGACGCCGACACGTCTCGTCACGCGGTGGCCGGACGGCCGAGTCCGCGTCGACGACGACCCCGTGCCGCGAACCGAGCAGACGGTCGTACATCCCTCCGGCGGGTGA